A single region of the Vibrio chagasii genome encodes:
- a CDS encoding lipase family protein, with amino-acid sequence MKPLKRYQYERYAVLCNLAYPRVFKQTRYGFDPNGQRVIKNQFGKTMIRVLWSSDKDEVVVVIKGSHSVSDWLLNFALWTRSCKRIGLNYRVHAGFYHLMFQESQPSRNEDKLGLSVVERLEMVLVPLLEQGKRIAITGHSSGGAIGCVFADYFDKKYPGCIKRIVTFGQPAIGDWSFKKRYRLRKKTYRICCDIDIVTFMPPVPLLYWHVGKVLWLYNGRIYENTPTFIRLGRSIFSWLIRPFSYHLMSKYIRNKDFFDQH; translated from the coding sequence GTGAAACCACTAAAACGATACCAGTACGAGCGCTATGCCGTTCTTTGTAACCTCGCCTACCCTAGAGTTTTTAAGCAAACTCGCTATGGTTTCGATCCTAATGGACAGCGCGTCATAAAGAACCAGTTTGGTAAAACGATGATTCGGGTGCTTTGGAGTAGTGACAAAGATGAAGTGGTTGTGGTTATTAAAGGGTCACACAGTGTATCAGACTGGCTGCTTAACTTTGCTCTTTGGACAAGAAGCTGCAAAAGGATTGGACTCAACTATCGTGTTCACGCGGGATTTTATCACCTGATGTTTCAAGAGAGCCAGCCAAGCCGCAACGAAGACAAGTTAGGTTTAAGCGTGGTTGAGCGATTAGAAATGGTTCTTGTACCGTTATTGGAGCAAGGGAAAAGGATTGCGATTACTGGGCACTCCTCCGGCGGCGCCATTGGTTGTGTCTTTGCGGATTATTTTGACAAGAAATACCCAGGCTGCATTAAGCGAATCGTGACCTTTGGACAACCAGCGATTGGTGATTGGAGCTTTAAGAAGCGCTATCGCCTTCGCAAAAAAACCTATCGTATCTGTTGTGACATCGACATTGTGACCTTCATGCCGCCCGTACCTTTACTTTATTGGCATGTCGGAAAGGTACTTTGGCTCTACAACGGCAGAATCTATGAGAACACCCCAACGTTTATTCGCCTTGGACGTTCTATTTTTAGCTGGTTGATTAGGCCTTTCTCTTACCACTTGATGAGTAAATACATACGTAATAAAGACTTCTTTGATCAGCATTGA
- the nirB gene encoding nitrite reductase large subunit NirB, with product MSKMKLVVIGNGMVGHRYIEDLVEKTDVANMDITVFSEEPRVAYDRVHLSSYFSHHTADELSLVKEGFYEKHGINMLIGERAINVNREKKTVYSSTGREIQYDKLILATGSYPFVPPIKGNEGKDCFVYRTIEDLKAIEATAKNSKSGVVVGGGLLGLEAAGALKALGVTTHVVEFAPKLMAEQLDQAGGNQLRQKIERMGVNVHTSKNTLEIAPEGTEARNVMRFADGTELETDFIVFSAGIRPQDKLARQMGLGIAPRGGIEINDHCQTTDKDIYAIGECASWNQTFYGLVAPGYKMATVAVDHIVGNESTFEGADMSAKLKLLGVKVGSIGDANGRTPGCKSYVYQNEEQEVYKRLIVSEDNKKLLGAVMVGDTSDYGDLLQLMLNEIDLPEHPDALILPAHAGAEKPTLGADSLPESAVICSCFDVTKGKIAQAVAEGHHTIGDIKAVTGAGTGCGGCIPLVTSVLNAELAKAGVEVKNDVCEHFAYSRQELFHLIRIEEIKTFDELLEKYGKGYGCEVCKPLAGSILASCWGEHILKPELVKLHDTNDNFLGNMQKDGTYSVIPRMAGGEVTPQALSVLADVAAEYNLYTKITGAQRIGLFGAQKDDLPAIWKKLIAAGYETGQAYAKALRMAKTCVGSTWCRYGVQDSVGLGVMIENRYKGIRTPHKMKFGVSGCTRECAEAQGKDLGIIATDAGWNMYVCGNGGMKPRHADLLASDLDQETLIKYIDRFMMFYIRTAAPLQRTSVWMDNLEGGVDYLREVIIDNKLGINDQLEADIAGLVDNFACEWTDTINDEAQLKRFAHFINADDRDENVVFVDDGREQHRPATFTEKHPEAKGDILHVELV from the coding sequence ATGAGCAAGATGAAGCTAGTCGTAATCGGTAACGGGATGGTAGGCCATCGCTATATCGAAGATTTAGTCGAGAAGACAGACGTTGCTAACATGGACATCACAGTCTTCTCTGAAGAGCCTCGCGTAGCCTATGATCGTGTACACCTTTCTTCTTATTTTTCACACCATACTGCGGACGAACTTTCTTTAGTTAAAGAAGGTTTCTACGAGAAACACGGCATCAACATGCTGATCGGTGAGCGTGCTATTAACGTTAACCGTGAAAAGAAAACAGTTTACTCAAGCACTGGTCGTGAAATTCAATACGACAAGCTAATCCTTGCTACAGGTTCATACCCATTCGTTCCGCCAATCAAAGGTAACGAAGGTAAAGACTGTTTCGTTTACCGCACAATCGAAGATTTGAAAGCTATCGAAGCAACCGCTAAGAATTCTAAATCTGGTGTGGTTGTTGGTGGTGGTTTGCTTGGTCTTGAAGCAGCAGGCGCACTAAAAGCTCTTGGCGTAACTACGCACGTTGTTGAGTTTGCTCCAAAGCTAATGGCTGAGCAGCTTGACCAAGCGGGTGGTAACCAACTTCGTCAAAAAATCGAACGTATGGGCGTAAACGTACATACAAGCAAGAACACGCTTGAGATTGCTCCTGAAGGCACTGAAGCTCGTAACGTGATGCGCTTTGCAGACGGTACTGAGTTAGAAACAGATTTCATCGTATTCTCTGCAGGTATCCGCCCTCAAGACAAACTTGCTCGTCAAATGGGGCTGGGTATTGCGCCTCGTGGCGGTATCGAGATTAACGATCACTGTCAAACAACAGATAAAGACATCTACGCGATCGGTGAGTGTGCGTCATGGAACCAAACGTTCTACGGCCTAGTTGCTCCTGGTTACAAGATGGCGACAGTTGCAGTTGACCACATTGTTGGTAACGAAAGCACGTTCGAAGGTGCTGACATGTCTGCGAAGCTTAAGCTTCTAGGTGTGAAAGTAGGTTCTATCGGTGATGCAAACGGTCGTACTCCTGGTTGTAAGAGCTACGTTTACCAAAACGAAGAGCAAGAAGTTTACAAGCGTCTAATCGTTTCTGAAGATAACAAGAAGCTGCTTGGTGCAGTAATGGTTGGTGACACGTCTGATTACGGCGATCTTCTACAGCTTATGCTTAACGAAATCGATCTGCCAGAACACCCAGATGCGTTGATTCTTCCTGCACACGCTGGGGCTGAAAAGCCAACACTTGGCGCAGACTCTCTTCCTGAATCTGCAGTTATCTGTTCTTGTTTCGATGTAACGAAAGGCAAGATCGCTCAAGCGGTTGCTGAAGGTCATCACACCATCGGTGATATCAAAGCAGTAACGGGGGCTGGCACTGGTTGTGGTGGTTGTATTCCACTAGTGACTTCAGTACTTAATGCTGAACTTGCTAAAGCAGGGGTAGAAGTTAAGAACGATGTGTGTGAGCACTTTGCTTACTCTCGCCAAGAGCTTTTCCACCTAATTCGCATCGAAGAAATCAAAACGTTCGATGAGCTACTAGAGAAATACGGTAAAGGCTACGGCTGTGAAGTATGTAAGCCTCTAGCGGGTTCTATCCTTGCTTCATGCTGGGGTGAACACATCCTTAAGCCTGAGCTAGTGAAACTGCACGATACCAACGATAACTTCCTAGGTAACATGCAAAAAGACGGTACTTACTCTGTTATCCCTCGTATGGCGGGTGGTGAAGTAACGCCTCAAGCGCTAAGCGTTCTGGCTGATGTTGCCGCTGAATATAACCTTTACACTAAGATCACTGGTGCACAACGTATCGGCCTGTTCGGTGCTCAAAAAGATGACTTACCAGCAATCTGGAAAAAGTTAATCGCTGCAGGTTACGAAACGGGTCAAGCTTACGCAAAAGCACTTCGTATGGCTAAGACATGTGTTGGTTCTACTTGGTGTCGTTACGGCGTTCAAGATTCAGTTGGCTTAGGCGTGATGATCGAGAACCGCTACAAAGGCATCCGTACTCCTCATAAGATGAAGTTTGGTGTGTCTGGCTGTACTCGTGAGTGTGCTGAAGCTCAAGGTAAAGATTTAGGTATCATCGCAACTGATGCAGGTTGGAATATGTACGTGTGTGGTAACGGTGGTATGAAGCCTCGTCACGCAGACCTACTAGCAAGCGACCTAGATCAAGAAACGCTGATCAAGTACATCGACCGCTTCATGATGTTCTACATCCGTACGGCTGCTCCGCTACAACGTACTTCGGTATGGATGGATAACCTAGAAGGTGGTGTGGATTACCTACGTGAAGTCATCATCGACAATAAGCTTGGTATTAACGACCAACTTGAAGCTGACATCGCTGGCCTTGTTGACAACTTTGCTTGTGAGTGGACAGACACTATCAACGATGAAGCTCAACTTAAGCGCTTCGCTCACTTCATCAACGCTGATGACCGTGATGAAAACGTTGTGTTTGTTGATGACGGTCGTGAACAACACCGTCCAGCGACATTCACAGAGAAACACCCTGAAGCGAAGGGCGATATCCTTCATGTTGAACTGGTTTAA
- the nirD gene encoding nitrite reductase small subunit NirD — translation MAFTKVCKIEDIIPGTGVCALVAGEQVAVFRPTKAEEVFAISNTDPYFQSNVLSRGLIVEHKEELWVASPLKKQRFNLATGVCMEDENFNVKAYKARVTKGAVEISA, via the coding sequence ATGGCATTTACCAAAGTTTGTAAGATCGAAGACATTATCCCAGGTACAGGTGTTTGTGCATTGGTTGCTGGTGAGCAAGTGGCTGTCTTCCGCCCAACTAAGGCTGAAGAAGTATTCGCGATTAGTAATACAGACCCTTACTTTCAATCCAACGTGTTATCACGTGGCTTGATTGTTGAGCACAAAGAAGAGCTTTGGGTGGCAAGCCCACTTAAAAAGCAACGCTTTAACCTAGCAACAGGTGTGTGCATGGAAGACGAGAACTTCAACGTGAAAGCGTACAAAGCTCGTGTTACCAAAGGTGCTGTAGAAATCTCTGCTTAA
- a CDS encoding formate/nitrite transporter family protein: MSPDYKPAEFVQTMIDVGEAKTKTSTRDLLIRSTMAGIILSLAVVVAITAMVQTGIGLVGALVFPVGFVILSVMGYDLVTGVFGLAPLAKFDNRPGITWGRILRCWGIVGLGNLIGSLIVAFLVAVSLTGNFSLEPNAVAQKFIAVSTGRSLGFENMGMDGWITCFVRGIFCNLMVCLGVIGNMTARTVSGRVAMMWFPIFIFFALVFEHTVVNMFLFPLGMILGADFGIATWLNFNLIPTILGNIVGGLLLTCVPLYLTHAKTAPSLGAK, translated from the coding sequence ATGTCTCCTGATTACAAACCAGCTGAATTCGTTCAAACGATGATCGATGTGGGTGAAGCGAAAACTAAAACAAGTACTCGCGATCTTCTGATTCGAAGCACAATGGCTGGTATCATCCTTTCTCTAGCGGTTGTTGTTGCTATTACAGCAATGGTACAAACAGGCATTGGCCTTGTTGGCGCACTCGTGTTCCCAGTTGGTTTCGTTATTCTAAGTGTTATGGGTTACGACCTAGTAACTGGCGTTTTCGGCCTTGCTCCTTTAGCTAAATTCGACAACCGCCCAGGCATTACTTGGGGCCGTATCCTACGTTGTTGGGGTATTGTTGGTCTTGGTAACCTTATCGGTTCTCTGATTGTAGCTTTCCTAGTTGCCGTGTCATTAACAGGTAATTTCTCTCTAGAGCCAAACGCTGTTGCTCAAAAATTCATTGCTGTTTCTACAGGCCGTAGCTTAGGTTTTGAAAACATGGGCATGGACGGATGGATCACGTGTTTCGTACGCGGTATCTTCTGTAACCTAATGGTATGTCTAGGTGTGATTGGTAACATGACAGCGCGTACTGTGTCTGGCCGTGTAGCAATGATGTGGTTCCCAATCTTCATCTTCTTCGCACTAGTATTTGAGCACACAGTAGTCAACATGTTCCTATTCCCACTGGGTATGATTCTTGGCGCTGACTTCGGTATTGCGACATGGTTGAACTTCAACCTTATCCCAACAATCCTAGGTAACATCGTTGGTGGTCTACTACTGACGTGTGTTCCTCTATATCTAACTCACGCTAAAACAGCTCCTTCTCTAGGCGCTAAGTAA
- the cobA gene encoding uroporphyrinogen-III C-methyltransferase produces MSEVSSSNVKEVNKGFVSLVGAGPGDPGLLTLKAARVIQQADVLVYDRLVSKDILAMANPEAEMLYVGKKLDHHCVPQDQINQLLVTKAQENKHVVRLKGGDSFIFGRGGEECETLAENAVRFEVIPGITSAAGATAYAGIPLTHRDHAQSVQFITGHLKKDGEDIDWQSLAQHNHTIVFYMGLKESPNIQKNLLDNGMRADMPVAIIENGTRQEQKVYRGGLSDLASLASVAKSPALIVVGSVAQLHEKLDWFNK; encoded by the coding sequence ATGTCAGAAGTATCGTCATCGAATGTTAAAGAAGTAAACAAAGGATTTGTTTCATTGGTAGGTGCAGGTCCAGGCGACCCAGGCTTACTTACACTAAAAGCAGCACGAGTGATTCAACAAGCAGACGTGTTGGTATATGACCGCTTGGTATCAAAAGATATCTTAGCGATGGCTAACCCAGAAGCAGAAATGCTGTATGTGGGTAAAAAGCTTGATCATCACTGCGTACCGCAAGATCAGATCAACCAATTATTGGTCACCAAAGCGCAGGAGAATAAGCATGTAGTACGCCTAAAAGGTGGTGACTCGTTTATCTTTGGTCGCGGTGGTGAAGAGTGTGAAACTCTGGCTGAGAATGCTGTGAGATTTGAAGTCATTCCTGGTATTACATCAGCCGCTGGTGCTACGGCTTATGCGGGGATACCACTGACTCACCGTGACCACGCGCAAAGCGTCCAGTTTATTACCGGTCACTTAAAGAAAGATGGCGAAGATATCGATTGGCAATCTCTTGCTCAACATAATCACACGATCGTGTTTTACATGGGCTTAAAAGAGAGCCCAAATATTCAGAAAAACTTGCTTGATAATGGTATGCGAGCAGACATGCCTGTAGCGATTATCGAAAACGGTACGCGCCAAGAACAGAAGGTGTATCGTGGTGGATTGAGTGACTTAGCGAGCCTTGCAAGCGTTGCGAAAAGCCCAGCTTTGATTGTTGTCGGTAGTGTGGCTCAACTGCATGAGAAACTTGATTGGTTTAACAAGTAA
- a CDS encoding DUF4174 domain-containing protein — protein sequence MVALASSSCWLTLLKLITVSIVLIFSLSTHSVFAYPAYSHSQPLPHRSVIYFAPEEDSVVKEFLNEVLINNCQLDERDVVIMVIAESGYTVPTWLEEEFNLEAVTSIYEIPKGSHTAVLIGKDGKEKHRWNGKTDWQKITNIIDEMPMRQQEMQRQSSRCSI from the coding sequence ATGGTCGCTTTAGCTTCTTCCAGTTGTTGGTTAACTTTGCTCAAGCTAATAACTGTTAGCATCGTGTTGATTTTTAGCCTCTCCACTCATTCGGTGTTTGCTTATCCAGCTTACTCCCATTCTCAACCACTGCCTCATCGCAGCGTCATTTACTTCGCACCAGAGGAAGACTCGGTGGTAAAAGAGTTTCTTAATGAAGTGTTGATCAATAACTGCCAGCTAGACGAAAGAGATGTTGTCATCATGGTGATAGCAGAAAGCGGATACACCGTCCCTACTTGGCTTGAGGAAGAGTTTAACTTAGAAGCAGTAACTAGCATTTATGAGATTCCCAAAGGCTCTCACACTGCAGTATTAATTGGTAAAGACGGAAAAGAGAAGCACAGATGGAATGGTAAGACGGACTGGCAGAAAATCACCAACATCATCGATGAAATGCCAATGCGCCAACAAGAAATGCAGCGACAAAGTAGCCGCTGCAGTATTTAA
- a CDS encoding LabA-like NYN domain-containing protein, with product MENIAILVDVQNVYYTTRDKYRSNFDYNQFWYVATEGRHVVAAHAYAISSQDPKQRQFHHILRGVGFDVKLKPFIQRRDGSAKGDWDVGIALDAIELAENVDTIVLVSGDGDFEILVERIKQRFGKKVEVYGVPGLTAQNLIDSASKFVPIEKDFLL from the coding sequence ATGGAAAACATAGCTATTTTGGTCGATGTCCAAAACGTTTACTACACAACACGAGACAAATATCGTTCTAACTTTGATTACAACCAATTTTGGTATGTTGCTACGGAAGGTCGTCATGTTGTCGCAGCTCATGCGTACGCCATTTCTAGTCAAGATCCCAAGCAGCGTCAGTTCCACCATATTCTTCGCGGTGTGGGCTTTGATGTGAAATTGAAGCCATTTATTCAGCGTCGTGATGGCAGTGCAAAAGGAGACTGGGATGTGGGTATTGCCCTAGATGCCATTGAACTAGCAGAGAACGTTGATACGATCGTTCTAGTCTCTGGAGACGGGGACTTTGAGATTCTTGTGGAAAGAATAAAACAGCGCTTTGGCAAAAAAGTGGAAGTGTATGGTGTACCTGGGCTTACTGCTCAAAACCTTATCGATTCTGCCTCAAAATTTGTACCGATTGAAAAAGATTTCCTTCTATAA
- a CDS encoding response regulator transcription factor, protein MSRVLVVDDDIQLCELLGEVLENEGYHVDTVHCGEAALEFIQSNPVDLVLLDVMLPNLSGIQVARRICQRFATPILMLTALNDDASMLDGYQAGADQYIAKPFNVPELLTRIKVILRRVGFERQRQSLASSNHGLCEQISRLPLTGTEKDLLDYLIKNDGIVVSKSDLQIHVLKKELCPFDRNLDMHISNIRRKLVQAGLSKQHIKTVRGKGYSYLESVGA, encoded by the coding sequence ATGTCGCGCGTTTTAGTTGTTGATGATGATATTCAGTTGTGTGAATTATTGGGTGAAGTTTTAGAAAATGAGGGGTATCACGTTGATACCGTTCATTGTGGCGAGGCTGCACTAGAGTTTATCCAATCCAATCCTGTTGATTTAGTGTTGCTTGATGTGATGCTGCCTAACCTCAGCGGCATCCAAGTCGCAAGGCGCATCTGTCAGCGCTTCGCTACGCCTATCTTGATGTTAACGGCACTCAATGATGATGCATCGATGCTCGATGGTTATCAAGCAGGGGCCGATCAATACATCGCTAAACCTTTCAATGTTCCTGAGCTACTGACTCGTATCAAGGTTATCTTACGTCGAGTTGGATTTGAGCGTCAGAGGCAGTCTCTAGCTTCATCTAACCACGGTTTGTGTGAACAGATTTCCCGTTTACCCCTCACGGGCACAGAAAAAGATCTGCTTGATTATCTGATCAAGAACGACGGCATTGTTGTTTCCAAGTCAGATCTGCAAATACATGTGTTAAAGAAAGAGTTGTGTCCCTTTGATCGCAATCTAGACATGCACATCAGCAATATCCGCCGAAAATTGGTGCAGGCGGGTCTGTCGAAACAGCACATTAAAACCGTTCGTGGTAAAGGCTATAGTTACCTAGAGTCGGTTGGAGCATGA
- a CDS encoding sensor histidine kinase encodes MSSTLIRCPDFIAKRKDGLTFQLFSYLTVILVSILILQGVAERALMKALLKVPESVKEEMLDLAYQANVLIEEGDMDELADWGNAQRYYLFVIDENNRPITHRHMHPHFEFKLKFLRTLDHQLSDRVSKPIFGLPLDNGSTLVIQLPHQFHPAKSFAPYSYMLKAVIALVVLSLFSIIMAKSLQQPLDRLREASRRLAEGDFTVSVVSELDSTTREFNELAHDFDHMTFEIKSLAEKQRRLIRDVSHELRTPLARQNLALHLLRSKVDDKGAGLLDRMESETEEMNKLVGEILEFSRLETSRYDSKLSLMQLEQYCSMLIAQMQNDLKPNQTLVGDLETPTSMVNIDERLLLRVIGNLVGNAIKYAGEHAHISVTTYEMTIDQRYSVISVEDDGEGIPDNKIAGIFDPFTRIESARDKQSGGYGLGLAIVKEAMVVMNGHVTAENRESGGLRVNLMFPISESVN; translated from the coding sequence ATGAGTTCCACACTAATACGTTGCCCGGATTTCATCGCTAAGCGTAAAGACGGGTTAACCTTTCAGCTGTTCAGCTATCTGACAGTGATTCTTGTGAGTATTTTGATCTTACAAGGTGTGGCGGAAAGAGCGTTGATGAAGGCGCTCCTTAAGGTGCCAGAATCCGTCAAAGAAGAGATGCTCGACCTCGCTTATCAAGCCAATGTGTTGATCGAGGAAGGTGACATGGATGAACTCGCTGATTGGGGTAACGCCCAACGGTATTATTTGTTCGTTATTGACGAGAATAACCGCCCAATTACACACCGACACATGCATCCACACTTCGAATTTAAATTGAAGTTTCTGCGTACCTTAGATCACCAACTGAGTGACCGTGTGAGTAAGCCTATTTTTGGTTTGCCATTGGATAACGGCAGTACGTTGGTTATTCAACTTCCTCATCAGTTTCACCCTGCAAAATCCTTTGCGCCGTATTCCTACATGTTGAAAGCCGTGATCGCTTTAGTCGTATTGTCGCTGTTCTCAATCATTATGGCTAAAAGTCTGCAACAACCCCTCGACCGTTTAAGAGAGGCCAGCAGAAGATTAGCAGAAGGCGACTTCACGGTGAGTGTTGTCTCTGAATTAGATTCAACGACACGTGAATTTAACGAGCTTGCTCATGATTTTGATCACATGACATTTGAGATTAAATCTTTAGCCGAAAAGCAGCGCCGCTTGATACGAGATGTCTCTCACGAGCTCAGAACACCTTTAGCAAGGCAAAACCTCGCTCTGCATTTATTGCGTAGCAAGGTAGATGATAAGGGCGCTGGGCTGCTCGATCGTATGGAAAGTGAAACCGAAGAGATGAATAAGCTAGTGGGCGAGATCCTCGAGTTTAGCCGCTTAGAAACCTCTCGTTACGATTCCAAGCTTAGCTTGATGCAGTTAGAACAATATTGCTCAATGCTTATTGCGCAAATGCAAAACGATTTGAAACCTAATCAAACCTTAGTTGGAGATTTAGAAACACCAACGTCTATGGTCAATATAGATGAGCGGTTGCTTTTGAGAGTGATAGGGAATTTGGTTGGCAATGCAATTAAGTATGCAGGTGAGCATGCTCATATTTCGGTAACGACGTATGAAATGACTATTGACCAACGTTACAGTGTCATTTCTGTAGAAGATGATGGAGAAGGCATCCCTGATAACAAAATTGCAGGTATCTTTGACCCGTTTACTCGTATTGAATCAGCAAGAGACAAGCAGTCTGGTGGCTACGGTCTGGGCCTTGCCATCGTGAAAGAGGCAATGGTTGTGATGAATGGTCATGTCACGGCGGAGAATAGAGAAAGTGGGGGACTCAGAGTGAATCTTATGTTCCCAATTAGTGAGTCAGTTAATTAA
- a CDS encoding dicarboxylate/amino acid:cation symporter, which yields MNTKKPMSLTGRVILGMVVGILTGFAIQSLFAESGFVNNYIVNGLFEVGGQIFVASLKMLVVPLVFVSLVCGTSSLKDLSTLGRMGGKTLALYIGTTAVAITLALTIGNLFQPGAGADLTAASSFKSADAPSLGQVIIDMFPTNPIQAMAEGKTLQVIVFAVLFGIAISAAGKPGERIATVFADLNEVIMKLVALLMNLAPYGVFFLMAKLFSGLGLGAIWNLAEYFLVLAGTLLLHGLVTYSAMLKGFTGLSPITFLRKMEDAIMFAFSTASSNATIPVTMETAKNRMGVDNKVASFTVPLGATVNMDGTAIMQGVATAFIAQAYNIDLTMGDYLMVILTATLASVGTAGVPGVGLVMLAMVLNQVGLPLEGIALIMGVDRLLDMIRTAVNITGDSAVSIIVAKSEGALDESRFNDPAAGEKEEEVKLSRQEA from the coding sequence ATGAATACCAAAAAACCTATGTCTCTGACTGGCCGTGTAATTCTTGGTATGGTCGTAGGTATATTAACGGGATTTGCCATTCAATCCCTTTTTGCAGAAAGTGGATTTGTTAACAACTACATCGTTAACGGACTCTTTGAAGTAGGTGGACAAATTTTTGTCGCCAGTTTAAAAATGCTTGTTGTCCCTCTAGTCTTCGTTTCACTAGTGTGCGGTACAAGTTCCCTGAAAGACTTATCAACTCTTGGCCGTATGGGTGGAAAAACGCTTGCACTTTATATCGGTACTACAGCCGTTGCTATCACTCTAGCATTGACGATCGGTAACCTGTTCCAACCTGGTGCTGGTGCGGATCTGACTGCTGCGAGCTCTTTTAAATCAGCGGATGCCCCTTCTCTTGGTCAAGTAATCATCGATATGTTCCCAACCAACCCTATTCAGGCGATGGCTGAGGGCAAGACACTACAAGTAATCGTGTTTGCTGTGTTATTTGGTATCGCAATTAGTGCTGCTGGTAAACCGGGTGAGCGCATTGCTACTGTATTTGCAGACCTAAACGAAGTTATCATGAAGCTTGTTGCTCTACTGATGAACCTTGCTCCTTACGGCGTGTTCTTCTTGATGGCGAAACTGTTCTCTGGTTTAGGCTTGGGGGCAATTTGGAACCTAGCAGAATACTTCTTAGTGCTTGCAGGAACTCTACTACTACACGGTTTGGTGACTTACAGCGCGATGCTTAAAGGATTCACTGGCCTTAGCCCTATTACGTTCCTACGCAAAATGGAAGATGCAATCATGTTTGCATTCTCAACAGCATCTTCGAACGCAACGATTCCTGTAACAATGGAAACAGCTAAGAACCGTATGGGTGTAGACAACAAAGTTGCTTCATTCACTGTACCACTAGGTGCAACAGTGAACATGGACGGTACTGCAATCATGCAAGGTGTTGCGACTGCGTTTATCGCACAAGCATACAACATCGACCTTACTATGGGCGATTACCTAATGGTTATCCTAACAGCGACATTGGCGTCTGTAGGTACTGCAGGTGTTCCTGGTGTTGGTCTGGTTATGCTAGCGATGGTATTGAACCAAGTCGGTCTACCGCTTGAAGGTATCGCTCTAATCATGGGTGTTGACCGTCTTCTAGACATGATCCGTACCGCTGTAAACATCACAGGTGATAGTGCCGTATCTATCATCGTTGCTAAGTCTGAAGGCGCTCTTGATGAGTCTCGCTTCAACGACCCTGCAGCAGGTGAGAAAGAAGAAGAAGTTAAGCTATCACGCCAAGAAGCGTAA